The Flavobacterium praedii genome window below encodes:
- a CDS encoding M14 family zinc carboxypeptidase, giving the protein MKKYFYVVLFLLVTTFSAFAQLKSPSEFIPSYGKQITYYHQVEDYFNYLVGESKLIKKQKYGVTNEQRDLNLFYISTPENLANLEQIRNNNLAAIGMSNTKTSAVEDKVIVWISFNVHGNEFAGTESALTVVYELLNPTNEATKTWLKNAIVILDPCINPDGYSRYGNWLREISGKKTHPGLYDREHMEVWPGGRYNHYIFDLNRDWAWQTQAETQQRIAMYYQWMPQVHADVHEMSYDSPYFFPPSAEPLHEFIEQYQKDFHLLLGKNISAKFDKQNWTYNTRERFDLFYPSYGDTYPTYNGAVGMTLEQGGIGAGREITMENGVNLTIKDRLTHHATAVLTIIESASEQKEALLKGFRDFNINARKKVKGTYKTYVMKNNPKLDQMAVLLKKNNIDFAYADASANESGFHYQTKKNESFKIEPNDLIIKVDQPRAVLTQVLFEPNQKLNDSLSYDITAWAIPLAYGVEGYAVKNSLNIKTKTTIEVLEKKIPNSVYAFHIPWNNRTSAQVVSQLHQAGIKVRSAMKKAIFGDVIIEPGGLIVSKADNPKVVDFEKTVSDIIKIKSDYNYIATGYSTNSKDLGGENFILLKAPKVLLLSGKGVSSTEFGATWFYMDETISYPVSIVETANFSRVKLYNYNTLILADGYYNLSDEQKTQIDVWIKNGGKVIAMNAANSLFEDREGYALSPFASAEDKEKSEKDEKELELKKRFLDFEGSERRAISGSIPGAIMENKIDQTYPMAFGLGKTYYSLKTNEKCYPLLKKAINVAYIPKDYHSYGFVGNDMKKKLTETVSFAVDKKGDGSVIYMIDNPLFRGFWENGILLFSNALFLVN; this is encoded by the coding sequence ATGAAAAAATATTTTTATGTTGTGTTGTTCTTACTTGTAACAACTTTTTCGGCTTTTGCTCAATTAAAAAGCCCTTCGGAATTTATACCCAGTTATGGTAAACAAATTACGTATTACCATCAGGTGGAGGATTATTTCAATTATCTCGTTGGAGAATCTAAACTTATCAAAAAGCAAAAATACGGAGTCACAAATGAACAACGAGATTTGAATTTATTTTACATTTCTACTCCCGAAAATTTAGCCAATCTAGAACAAATAAGAAACAACAATCTTGCTGCAATTGGCATGTCTAACACTAAAACTTCGGCCGTTGAAGACAAAGTCATTGTTTGGATCAGTTTTAATGTACATGGAAATGAATTTGCCGGAACCGAAAGTGCCTTAACCGTTGTCTATGAATTACTAAATCCGACTAATGAAGCTACCAAAACATGGTTAAAAAATGCGATTGTCATTCTGGATCCATGTATCAATCCTGATGGGTATTCTAGATATGGAAATTGGTTAAGAGAAATTTCGGGAAAGAAAACACATCCTGGATTGTATGACAGAGAACATATGGAAGTTTGGCCAGGTGGCCGTTACAATCATTACATTTTTGATTTAAACAGAGATTGGGCTTGGCAAACGCAAGCAGAGACACAACAAAGAATCGCAATGTACTATCAATGGATGCCTCAAGTACATGCTGATGTACATGAAATGAGTTATGATTCTCCTTACTTTTTTCCGCCATCTGCTGAGCCCTTGCATGAGTTTATAGAGCAATATCAAAAAGATTTTCATCTACTTTTAGGTAAAAACATTTCGGCCAAATTTGACAAACAGAATTGGACGTACAATACCCGTGAGCGCTTTGATTTGTTTTACCCAAGTTATGGCGATACATACCCAACCTACAACGGTGCCGTTGGAATGACATTGGAACAAGGCGGAATTGGCGCTGGAAGAGAAATTACAATGGAAAACGGAGTCAACTTAACCATAAAAGACCGTTTGACACACCACGCCACAGCCGTACTTACAATTATAGAAAGCGCTTCAGAACAAAAAGAGGCTTTACTAAAAGGCTTTAGAGACTTTAACATCAATGCTCGAAAAAAAGTTAAAGGAACTTACAAAACCTACGTCATGAAAAACAATCCAAAATTGGATCAAATGGCCGTTTTATTAAAGAAAAATAATATCGATTTTGCTTATGCTGATGCGTCTGCAAACGAATCAGGTTTTCATTATCAAACCAAAAAGAATGAAAGTTTTAAGATAGAACCCAATGATTTAATTATAAAAGTAGATCAACCCAGAGCGGTCTTAACCCAAGTACTTTTTGAACCCAATCAAAAACTAAATGATAGTTTATCGTATGACATTACAGCTTGGGCAATACCACTTGCGTATGGCGTCGAAGGTTATGCAGTAAAAAACAGCTTAAATATCAAAACAAAAACAACCATTGAAGTTCTCGAAAAAAAGATCCCAAATTCGGTTTATGCTTTTCATATACCTTGGAATAACAGAACTTCTGCACAAGTAGTTTCTCAATTACATCAAGCGGGTATCAAAGTGAGATCGGCCATGAAAAAAGCCATTTTTGGAGATGTTATAATTGAACCAGGCGGGTTAATTGTAAGCAAAGCTGATAACCCGAAAGTGGTTGATTTTGAAAAAACAGTAAGTGATATTATCAAAATTAAATCGGATTATAATTATATCGCAACGGGATATTCTACCAATTCAAAGGATTTGGGTGGTGAAAATTTCATCTTGCTTAAAGCCCCGAAAGTACTATTGTTATCCGGAAAAGGAGTAAGTTCAACCGAATTTGGTGCTACGTGGTTTTATATGGATGAAACTATTAGTTATCCTGTGAGTATTGTAGAAACTGCCAACTTTAGCAGAGTTAAATTATACAATTACAACACTTTGATTTTGGCCGATGGTTATTATAATTTATCGGATGAGCAAAAAACACAAATTGACGTCTGGATAAAAAATGGCGGAAAAGTAATTGCCATGAATGCAGCAAATTCTTTGTTTGAAGACAGAGAAGGATACGCTTTAAGTCCATTTGCTAGTGCAGAAGACAAAGAAAAGTCGGAGAAAGATGAAAAAGAATTGGAATTGAAGAAACGTTTCCTTGATTTTGAAGGATCTGAACGAAGAGCCATTTCGGGTTCTATTCCTGGTGCTATTATGGAAAATAAAATAGACCAAACCTATCCAATGGCTTTTGGGCTTGGCAAAACCTATTACAGTCTAAAAACCAATGAAAAATGTTATCCTTTGCTGAAAAAAGCGATTAATGTGGCTTACATTCCGAAAGATTATCACAGTTATGGTTTTGTTGGGAACGACATGAAGAAAAAACTAACTGAAACGGTAAGCTTTGCCGTTGACAAAAAAGGAGATGGATCTGTAATTTATATGATTGACAATCCTTTGTTTAGAGGTTTTTGGGAAAACGGAATTCTATTGTTTAGCAATGCTTTGTTTTTAGTGAATTAA